The genome window tagctaaactttatcctttGCATTAAGTATATGGGTGACAAAATTGATAATAGTGTAAATAATGGAAAGGGGCCTTCGGTTTTTTAACTAAATGatcaaaatcatcatcaaattgaTTCTTCATTTCTGTTGAAGGGTTGTAGCCAGGATTTCCCTCCACTTCATATATTTGATACAGATAATGTGGTTAAGAGCAcgataaattatttttcatgtgATTAAGAAAATGATGGCATTGATCTTTGATCCCGAAATTTTTAACTCTCTAATACAAATGCTTAACAAAACAATGTTTTGCTTTACGTATTTAGAACGGCCAAGGATCGTTTTGCAAAATCTAATGCTGCAAATGTGAAATTACGTCTCATCAATGGTAGTATTTGTCAATCTTCACAATACAATGTAGTCACatttactataaaaatattaacattaataataacaattttttttttttttttttactattgtttaaTATTTCCATGTGTAAGCGTAGGTTACATGCTAGTTAGTAATTAAGTGTAAATTATGTACTCATTGGTTTGCTTATTGTAAACCATAGTTGGTAATTAAGCGTATTTTATGTACTCAcgttaaaattcaaaataacttgTGTGTTATTCTTCAATTGATTGCACAAATACAAAGTgaatttgttaataaactaaaattataaaatactttATCTTTGAAACATGTAGTCCTTAACCtgttaaaatgtgttttttgaaacatatttttcttgaaacttgaaagaggCCAAGTTATATCCATCACCATCtgtagattctcaaaaaaaaaagaaaaaaaaaaaaagttatatccATCTGTATGCTTGGTGCATTATACGCATaccatatttaatatttattaagaaaaattactagtttttttttttgagaatcaaaactGTGAAACTTCATTAAGGTAGGCTCTTAAAGTCAGCCAAAAATACAGATGCAAGGTCTGGTGGTACTTCTTCCATCCAGACGGACATATTAGGAGTTATAAATGCTCTCCTTGCAAGTGAATGTGCTAATTTGTTACAATGTCTCTTAACAAAAGATAATGTCGCTCTAGAGAATTGAGACAGTAGGAATAGAATATCAGCAGCAATGTTTCCGTAGTGAGTCAGTTGGCTGCTACCACTCTTCAGATTCTTTATAAGGAGTTCGGAGTCTCCTTCCAATGTTATATCGTCGAAACCAAGCTCCAAAGCAAGTTCTAAAGCTCTTCTTGCCGCCAGCGCCTCCACCTCGATGACTGATACTGGCAGAGGTATTTGTTGAGTCAAGGATGCCATAACCAGCCCGGCATCATTCCGGATCACCACGCCTACCCCTGCCTGATCTCTTTCAGCAAATGTCGTGCCGTCAAAATTGATCTTGAAGCCGTTAGTTTCAGGTGCAGTCCAATGGGTTGTTTCTCGTTCATGGGGCTTCGAAGATGGCACATTGGTAGTTTCAGACCCCTCTATGCGTTCCTGGGCAAACTCCAACACTTTGTCTAGTGGTAAGGCTGGTTTGCCGAGTCGAAGGTTGTTTCGCCTATTCCACAATGTCCAAATAACAGTTGCAAACAGCTCCGATTCTCTGTTTCCTGcaaaaataaagtcaaacacGTCAATAAAAGAGGAGCACGCAGAGAGCGTGCCATGGTTCCACTTTGGCCGTTTGCACCACAGGGGCGTCAGTTCTGGGCAGTGCAGCAAGGCATGCACGGCGTCTTCATGGTGCAATTTACAACGATCACAGGTGGCTGTGGCAGTGATCTTACGGCGAACCAGATTCGCTTTTGTAGGTAATGATTCCTTGCAAGCTCTCCAGGTCAGATGTTTCACTTTATTTGGGACATTGAGACCCCAAATCTTCTTCCATAAAGGCTTTAAGGTGATGTTCTCAGACGGACCAGGCTGCTTGCCCAGTTGTTCCTCATGCAGAAATTTGTATCCGGATTTTACAGAGTAAACACCATCCGGGTTGAAGGGCCAAATCAATACATCTTCCTAAATTGTCCTGCATAGgggaatattttttattatacttgCTTCAAAAGGATAGAACATTTGTTCTAAGACCTCCTCCCTCCATATTTTCTGCCCGTGGTCGATCAAGTCACTGACCAGAACTTTGTCACTGTCTTCAATCCTTGGTGACAGCAGCTTCGGATTTGCTTTGCAAGGCAGCCAATTTTCCCCCCAAATGTGTACTGAGTTCCCAGACCCAATTCTCCACCTACTCCCCTTTTTAATTACATCTCTTCCCCTCATAATACTCCGCCATGCGTACAAAGCATTAGCAGGTATTTTGGCCTCCATCACTGATGTTGTGGGGAAGAATTTTGCTTTAAAAACACGATAGAATAAGGAGGTTTTGTCATGAAGCAGCCTCCAAGTGTGCTTTGCCAAGAGTGCATCGTTAAAAAGGGAGAGACTCTTAAAACCCATACCACCTTGAGTTTTAGGCTTACACAAATCTTGCCACCTAACCCAATGAACCTTCCGATTATCCCCtctttgaccccaaaaaaatctGCATATCATCATCTCAATCTCATGGCAAAGTGTTGATGGGAGCTTAAAGCAAGCCATGGTATAGGATGGGAGGGCTTGTGCCACAGCCTTAATTAAAATCTCTCTCCCCGCTTGGCTAAGGAGTTTAGCTTCCCatccttgaatttttttccaaacccTCTGTTTGATGTATGTGAAGCTCTCCTTCTTATTACGGCCAACAAGAGAAGGGAGGCCCAGGTATTTTTCATACTGTTGAACCACCGGAACCCCAAGCATCTCCTTTATGGCCAATTGGGTTTCATCTGAGGTTGACTTACTAAAGAAGAGGGTGGTCTTTGCTCTATTTATCTGCTGCCCTGTTGCTCTTTCATAACTGGCCAAAATATTAAGTAAACTTTGGCATTCCTCAATTTTTGCCCTGCAGAAGACGAGGCTATCATCAGCAAACAGGAGGTGTGTTAGCTTAGGCCCATTACGACAAAGTGAGACTCCTCTAATCTCTCCATTATTGGCTGCATTTCGAATCAACCCATGTAAACCCTCCGTACACATGAGGAAAAGGTAGGGAGACAGTGGATCGCCTTGCCTTAGTCCTCTAGTTGGAGTGATGTGACCATGGGGTTCTCCATTGATTAATACAGAATATGAGGCTGTGGTGATGCACGCCATCATGAGTTTCACCCACTTATCATGGAAACCCAACTGCACCAGAACTTTCTCCATATAAGCCCACTCTACCCTATCATAAGCTTTGCTCATGTCGAGCTTCAAAGCCATAAAGCCCGACTTCCCCTTGGTATGGTTCCTCATGTAGTGCAATGTTTCAAAGGCCACAAGAATATTATCAGATATCAACCGTTCAGACATAAAGGCACTTTGGTGCTCTGAGATAATCTGAGGCAAAACATCTTGCAAACGGTTTGTTAGAACTTTAGCAAAAATTCTATATAACACGTTACTCAAGCTTATAGGTCTAAACTCAGACACAAATTTCGGGTCCTTCACCTTAGGGATCAAAGTAATAAAAGAGTGGCAAAGTGCAGGAGGTAAAACACCCGAATTTAAAAAATGCAGGATGGAATGTGACACATCAGAACCAAGCAAAGACCAATAATTCTGGTAAAATAGAGGGGGCATACCATCCGGGCCAGGTGCTTTCAGAGGGGCCATTTGTTTCAAAGCAACTTCCACTTCTTCAATTGTGAATTCTGCCACCAGCTTTTCATTCATCTCATTTGTCACCACTTGAGGAATCAAGTCAACCACCTCCTCAAAATTGCTAGGATTTGCTGAGGTGAAGAGGTTTTGATAGAAATCCACAATAGTGGCATTTACTTGAGCTTGCTGAGTGCACCATCTACCTGAAGCATCATGCAATTGTGTaatataatttcttcttcttcgctGTGAGGCTTTGCTATGGAAAAATCTAGTATTTCGATCTCCATCCTTGAGCCACAAAACCTTTGATCTTTGTCTCCACATTTTTGCTTCTTTATCAAGGAGAATATTCACCTCACCCTCCAACCATTTCATGCGCCTAGAATCCCCAGTCCGAACGGCCCACTGTTCTGCTTCCTtcaattacttcttttttttctccaattCTTTTCGAACACAGCCAAAACTCTTCCTACTCCAACGGGTCAACTCCTGCCCACATCTATCTATCTTTGTTAACACTTTTGTGTCCCATGGCTCAGGAGAATTGTCACTCCAAACAGCCTCAATGGTCTCACTACACCCCTTATCAGTCATCCACATATGCTCGAACCTGAAAGGTTTTTGGAAGCTACAATCCATACCTTCAGGTGAAATACACAGTGCCTTATGATCAGAAGCCGTTCCATCTAAATGCAACACTTTTGTACCCGGGAACATTGAGAACCATTCGTTTGTGGCCAAGGCACGGTCAAGTCTCTCCCAAACTGTAAACTCTGCATAGTGTTTGTGCCATGTAAAAGGAAAGCcaacaaattttaaatccaTAAAGCTACATTCATCAAGAGCGTCACGAAACAATTGCATTTGGTGATGGGGTCTTGGTCGACCTCCCTGTTTTTCAGCTAGACTTGTAATCTCATTAAAGTCTCTGGCGCACAACCAAGGGGCTGATCCCCTAGTTTTCAGAGTCCTCAATTTTGCCCAAGCCTCATGTCTCTTATGTGTATCAGGTTCCCCATAGAATCCAGTAAATCTCCACTCtttttcagaatttttgttAATAGTAGTGTCAATGTGGTTCTTggagaaagtttcaatttccaaggGAAAACCTTCTTTCCAAAAAATTGCTAACCCGCCTCCTTTATTAAACCGGGGaacttcaaataaatttttgaattgaaTCCTACGTTGAACTTGTTTTAGCCTAGCTTTGTCTGTCCATGTCTCGGCTAAAAACACGacagagggatcttttgcccaCACCCAATCTGCAAGCTGATCTTCTGTAcgtaggttcccaagcccacgacagttccataCTAAAAGACTCATTGCTCCTGGCAGGGCTGGGGACCAGCCTCTGCCAATATCTGTAATTCAACTTCATCAACCTGTGAAACCACGGCTCTCCTCTTTGGTAACTCAGATTGGTGTTTATAATCAGGTAGGGTCCTTTTTGTGCCACATGAAGCAAGCTGGCACGGCTTCTGTTCTACCTCA of Quercus lobata isolate SW786 chromosome 8, ValleyOak3.0 Primary Assembly, whole genome shotgun sequence contains these proteins:
- the LOC115956249 gene encoding uncharacterized protein LOC115956249: MSLLVWNCRGLGNLRTEDQLADWVWAKDPSVVFLAETWTDKARLKQVQRRIQFKNLFEVPRFNKGGGLAIFWKEGFPLEIETFSKNHIDTTINKNSEKEWRFTGFYGEPDTHKRHEAWAKLRTLKTRGSAPWLCARDFNEITSLAEKQGGRPRPHHQMQLFRDALDECSFMDLKFVGFPFTWHKHYAEFTVWERLDRALATNEWFSMFPGTKVLHLDGTASDHKALCISPEGMDCSFQKPFRFEHMWMTDKGCSETIEAVWSDNSPEPWDTKVLTKIDRCGQELTRWSRKSFGCVRKELEKKKK